Proteins encoded within one genomic window of Ranitomeya variabilis isolate aRanVar5 chromosome 4, aRanVar5.hap1, whole genome shotgun sequence:
- the LOC143767690 gene encoding uncharacterized protein LOC143767690, producing the protein MWSAALQVEVSTISDPLSEDLLYKRIFLTCPSTMDMGRDKMVERILHLTLEILFRLTGEDYIVVKKTSSERCQDPVSEGWGRPRSPITGPPPQPLIHEDINDQKILELTYKMIELLTGEIPVRCQDVTVYFSMEEWEYLEGHRDLYKDVMMEVPQPLTSPDLSSKRTTPERCPCLLLPQDCKQGDPNVPQDHQGEDLTHITTTETYVRDDERCKEEIPTYDYPDDCTKRSEGQLTTSIFKSEDFEIPPDTTEVNAVTLDIPSSLHCKGLSSDPFKQVLSCDSLATTKENQSHKRSIKPGNAPKSKKPFSCSEYGNSFPIEKSFLKHPKIYTVEKTFSCSKCVKCFKHKSHLVRHQRSHTGEKPFSCSEFGKCFSEKSHLVKHQRKHTGTKPISCSECGKCFNKKWNLGTHQKTHTGEKAFSCSECGKCFNKKWNLGIHQKTHTGEKAFSCSECGKCFTNKSTLVTHQRIHTGEKPFSCSECGKCFNQKSSLVTHQRTHSGEKPFFCSDCGKCFNFKGNLVKHQRTHKGDKPFSRSECEKCFT; encoded by the exons atgtggagtgcggctctgcaggtggag gtctctacaatatcggatcctctcagtgaagatcttctatataagagaatttttttGACTTGCCCATCAACAATGGATATGGgcagagacaagatggtggagaggatattacacctcaccctagagatcctcttccggcttactggagag gattacatagtagtgaagaagacctctagtgagcgctgtcaggaccctgtgtctgagggatggggaagaccccgaaGTCCAATCACCGGACCTCCACCTCAACCCCTAATACATGAGGACattaatgaccagaagatcctagaactcacctacaagatgattgagctgctgactggagag ATTCCTgttaggtgtcaggatgtcactgtttatttctccatggaggagtgggagtatttagaaggacacagagatctgtacaaggacgtcatgatggaggttccccagcccctcacatcaccag atctatccagtaagaggacaacaccagagagatgtccctgtcttcttcttccacaggactgtaaacaaggagatcccaatgttcctcaggatcaccag ggtgaagatctgacccatattactactacagagacatatgtgagggatgatgagcggtgtaaagaggagattcctacatatgactacccag atgactgtaccaagagatcagagggacagctgacaacttcaatttttaaatcagaagaTTTTGAGATCCCACcggatacaactgaagtgaatgctGTTACTCTAgacataccatcatcccttcactgcAAGGGTCTCTCATCTGATCCTTTCAAACAGGTCTTGTCTTGTGATTCATTAGCAACAACTAAGGAAAATCAGAGTCACAAAAGAAGCATTAAACCCGGAAATGCTCCTAAatcaaagaagccattttcatgttcagaatatggAAACAGTTTTCCCAtcgaaaagtcttttcttaaacatccaAAAATTTACACAGTGGAGAAAACCTTTTCCTGTTCCAAGTGTGTTAAATGTTTTAAGcacaaatcacatcttgttagacaccaaagaagtcacacaggggagaagcctttttcatgttcagaatttgGGAAATGTTTTAGCGAGAAATcacatttggttaagcaccagagaaaacATACAGGGACAAAGCctatttcatgttcagaatgtgggaaatgttttaacaagaaatggaATCTTGGTacacaccaaaaaacccacacaggggagaaggctttttcatgttcagaatgtgggaaatgttttaacaaaaaaTGGAATCTTGGTatacaccaaaaaacccacacaggggagaaggctttttcatgctcagaatgtgggaaatgttttacaaacaaATCaactttggttacgcaccagagaatccacacaggggagaagcctttttcctgttcagaatgtgggaaatgttttaatcagaaatcgtctctggttacgcaccagagaacccactctggggagaagccttttttctgttcagactgtgggaaatgttttaactttaaagggaatcttgttaAACACCAAAGAACGCACAAAGGAGATAAACCTTTTTcacgttcagaatgtgagaaatgttttacatag